The Dioscorea cayenensis subsp. rotundata cultivar TDr96_F1 chromosome 7, TDr96_F1_v2_PseudoChromosome.rev07_lg8_w22 25.fasta, whole genome shotgun sequence genome includes a region encoding these proteins:
- the LOC120264666 gene encoding LOW QUALITY PROTEIN: uncharacterized protein LOC120264666 (The sequence of the model RefSeq protein was modified relative to this genomic sequence to represent the inferred CDS: deleted 1 base in 1 codon), giving the protein MGKHSKGRKRENLGKGKVTPVQIAFIVGRYLEDNHYTNTLSSFKSEAVDLFSRTKGKEVPKGLMGLGDILDEYISLKEQRLMVDHEKRRVETALKGFQDVMRAYYSVSVGVGNIPLPSSTPLLPPCASVAASMAPLYTPPINTCNASPSGHIINASPMLNHEQQSVFQQKAAENRSSSTHAPKSSSANKRKATRSFQKHPSAPKRSCVQSLKDSFNEQGNTLSSENACAKSTIGDTEKPLAAESTSGDNLKLASTVQESAVARTSLLKHPCDHEGSSGSPKTPGQKFATQANKFRSPLDGSPVRIINTTESNGSCLIQVSVISSKTVIVSPLKDNGYFAVERSYHVTTSSPLHSNTKEPIRREHIRGRLDFDDSDLPASSEKPLDTDSSTSSTDGETQEFDFDLPDLDILGRDFSFSQLLVDFDIDCEKIPGGESTTTDLLPGAMHNVFSGCMETNQTSVAPCESSLTALSPEDSNMQASDSVAALRSVTRCIIVSPAKTRGNSTSSPVVSPEKRS; this is encoded by the exons ATGGGAAAGCACAGCAAAGGCCGCAAGAGAGAGAACCTGGGCAAAGGCAAGGTGACCCCTGTCCAGATCGCCTTCATTGTCGGCCGCTACCTCGAGGATAATCACTACACCAACACCCTATCCTCCTTCAAATCTGAGGCCGTGGATCTCTTCTCGAGAACCAAAGGCAAAGAG GTTCCCAAAGGATTGATGGGGTTGGGCGATATATTAGACGAGTACATAAGCTTGAAGGAGCAGAGATTGATGGTGGATCACGAGAAAAGGAGAGTTGAGACTGCCCTTAAAGGGTTTCAAGATGTCATGAGGGCTTACTACTCAGTCTCTGTGGGTGTGGGGAACATACCTCTTCCTTCATCtactcctcttcttcctccctGTGCTTCAGTGGCGGCTTCTATGGCCCCACTCTACACTCCGCCAATCAACACCTGCAATGCATCTCCTTCAG GTCACATAATTAATGCGTCTCCCATGTTGAACCATGAACAACAATCTGTGTTTCAACAAAAGGCTGCCGAAAATAGGAGTTCGTCAACTCATGCACCCAAGTCTTCATCTGCCAACAAGAGAAAAGCTACAAGGTCTTTTCAAAAGCATCCTTCAGCTCCTAAAAGATCATGTGTTCAATCACTCAAAGATTCATTTAATGAGCAAG GTAATACACTATCCTCAGAGAATGCATGTGCCAAAAGCACCATAGGTGACACAGAGAAACCTTTGGCTGCTGAATCAACATCAGGAGACAATTTAAAACTTGCATCTACAGTCCAAGAATCAGCTGTAGCAAGGACAAGCTTACTCAAGCATCCATGTGATCATGAAGGGTCTTCTGGTTCCCCTAAAACTCCTGGGCAAAAATTTGCCACTCAGGCAAACAAATTTAGGTCTCCTCTTGATGGTTCTCCAGTCCGTATTATCAATACTACTGAATCAAATGGGAGTTGCCTCATCCAAGTGT CTGTAATATCTAGCAAAACAGTTATAGTCAGCCCTCTCAAGGACAATGGTTATTTTGCTGTTGAGAGAAGCTACCATGTTACAACATCTTCACCTTTGCATTCAAACACAAAGGAGCCCATCAGAAGAGAGCACATAAGGGGGAGGTTGGATTTTGATGATTCTGATTTGCCTGCAAGCTCAGAGAAACCTCTTGATACTGACAGCTCCACTTCTTCAACTGACGGGGAAACACAGGAATTTGACTTTGATCTTCCAGATCTTGATATCCTTGGGAGGGATTTCTCATTCTCTCAACTTTTAGTTGACTTTGACATTGATTGTGAAAAAATTCCCGGCGGCGAGTCAACCACAACTGATCTCCTTCCAGG GGCAATGCACAATGTGTTCAGTGGATGCATGGAAACAAATCAAACTAGTGTAGCTCCCTGCGAATCATCTTTAACAGCTCTTTCTCCAGAGGATTCAAACATGCAAG CTTCTGATTCTGTGGCTGCCTTAAGAAGTGTTACACGGTGCATAATTGTGAGTCCT GCTAAAACAAGGGGAAATTCAACCTCATCGCCCGTAGTTTCACCAGAAAAACGTAGCTAG